From the genome of Nakamurella flavida:
GCCGGCCATCAAGGTGCGGAGCTTGGCCAGGCCGCGGTGCTGCGCGACCCGGACCGCTCCGGCGGTCATGCCCAGGGCCTCGGCCGTCTGCTCGGCGCTCAGCCCGACGCCGACGCGCAGGCGCAGGATCTCCCGCTGCACCTCGGGCAGGTGGCCCAGCAGGTCGAGAACGGTGCGGGAGACCGACCCCTGGACGGCGAGCTGCTCGGGATTCCAGTCCGGGGAGATGGTCTCGGGGACCTCGGCCACCAGGTGCGACCGGGAGCGTCCGGCGGCGCGGTGGGCGTCGGCGACCTTGTGCGAGCAGATGCCGTACACGAAGGCGAGGAAGGGGCGGCCCTCCCGACGGTAGGAGGGCAGAGCCGTGATGACGGCCATGCACACCTCCTGGGCGATGTCGTCCGGGGTCACCGATGAGCGATGGCCCGCGGACAGTCGGGAACGGCAGTAGCGGACGACGATGGGGTGGATCCGGGCCAGGACGATGTCCAGTGCCCGGCTGTCCCCCGAGATCGCTCGATCGACCTGTCTGTCCAGGTCATCGCGATCGTCGACGTCAACTGTCTGCTTCATCGCGGTCGGCGGTCCCCCTGTTACACGCGGTGACGAATTTGTTTCCGCCATCAGTCGGTCGAACCGCCGCCACCGCATCCCCGCCGCAGACCCCGGTCTTTCGTGGCGCTGATCGTACCGACCGTCACCCGAAACGCACCTGATCTGGACGCCGTCGTGGTTCAGGCCACTCCGGATTCACCACACCGCGGACTCCCCCTCCCCCGATCGCGTCAGCCGCAGACTCGATCAGGGCTTTCGTCACCTGACCGGCCGACACCGGAACGGACCATCGCCACCCGAGTGGCGTTCGTCACGGGCGACCGGGTCCCGGCTCGGCGTGGGGCTCACATCACAGCCGGACGCACCGGTGATCCCGGGGTCTGGCGGCGGTCGCCGAGGACCGGTGGGATCCGGGTCGGACCGTCGCCGATCCGCGGGCGGTGCGCAGGTCCACGGGGCCGTGCGACCGGGTCGGGCGGACCGGGTCAGGCAACCAGGCCGCGACGGAAGCCCAGGGCGACGGCCTGGGCGCGATCGCGGGCGCCGAGCTTGCGGAACAGCCGGCGGGCATGCGTCTTCACGGTGTCCTCGGAGAGGAACAACTCGCGGCCGATCTCCCCGTTGGACTGGCCCTGGCTCATCCCGCGGAGCACCTGCAGCTCGCGCTCGGTCAGGGGAGCTTCTCCGTCGACCGCGTCGCGCACCGTGGGGATGCGCGGAATCGTCAGGGTGTCGGCCAGGGCCGCGATGATCTCCGGCTGGGTGGCGTCCCAGCGCAGGAAGCCCCGGGCCCCGCAGGCGATCGCCGCGGCGATGGAGGCGGTGTCGTCCGGTGACCCGAACACGATGACGACGGCGGACGGGTGGATGGCGAGCAGCCGGCGGGTCGCCTCGATCCCGCTGGTCAACGCCCGCTGGGTGCCGATGAGGACCACGTCCGCGGACTGTCGCCCGTATCGGGCCAGCAGTTCGTCGCCACCCCCGACACAGTCGATCGCATCGACGGAGGGCACCGCACTCATCACCCGGGTCAGACCGTCGCGGGCACTCCGCCGCTCGTCGCAGATCAGCACATTGGTCATCTCAGCCCACTTCCTCGGTACCGCGTCGAACCTGTCGCGCCTGCTGGTGGGTCGGCCCCTGGTGGGGTCCGACCCGTGACCCGTGCGATCCCGCGAGAAAGGTCTCGATCCCGCTGGTGTTGTACGGAGTGTAGCCGAATGGTAGCTCTCCGCCACCCGCTGCCGGCAAGATCTTCCCTCCGCGGGCACGGGGCGGGAAACCACGATCTCCGCGGGACCCCGGGACGCCGTCGGAACCGCGACCGGATCCCACCCGATCCGGCGACCCCATCCTTCGGCGCTCGACCCCCTCATGATTGCGCTGCGCAAGAGTCGAGAAACGTACAGTAACTACCCGATATCCGGGGCCCCGAAGATCACCGGAACGGCCCACCGAAGATCCACCGGGACCCTTGCCCACCGTTGCGGGCAGCCCTAGGGTCGGCAGATCACCACCACCGGGATCAGCGCGGATCCGGTCCGTGGGGATGTCGATGACAGGCG
Proteins encoded in this window:
- a CDS encoding response regulator transcription factor, encoding MTNVLICDERRSARDGLTRVMSAVPSVDAIDCVGGGDELLARYGRQSADVVLIGTQRALTSGIEATRRLLAIHPSAVVIVFGSPDDTASIAAAIACGARGFLRWDATQPEIIAALADTLTIPRIPTVRDAVDGEAPLTERELQVLRGMSQGQSNGEIGRELFLSEDTVKTHARRLFRKLGARDRAQAVALGFRRGLVA
- the shbA gene encoding RNA polymerase sigma factor ShbA; translated protein: MKQTVDVDDRDDLDRQVDRAISGDSRALDIVLARIHPIVVRYCRSRLSAGHRSSVTPDDIAQEVCMAVITALPSYRREGRPFLAFVYGICSHKVADAHRAAGRSRSHLVAEVPETISPDWNPEQLAVQGSVSRTVLDLLGHLPEVQREILRLRVGVGLSAEQTAEALGMTAGAVRVAQHRGLAKLRTLMAGDAGWSEQLL